The Candidatus Dependentiae bacterium genome includes a window with the following:
- a CDS encoding HAD hydrolase-like protein has protein sequence MKLSMRGFKLVIGLIAVIDLSAAHIIFDFDGVLAESNRRAVLWEVLRAAGPTHLLGAYNPFSVESTFLKFLSSIEKRHQDTPLAFYNNKPLPQIMCDWMCGTKSTQEIRHIIEKALIESSKYSSHKTLFKALSTVLFTPMLFVRGIAPIKDGIKLFKKCASMLDEEGKRVHKLYILSNWDPESFRLLAQLEPFEEIISLCTGIIISGDVHLMKPDIRIFECLFNKYEINPHKELTIFIDDQRINIAAAREMNKRQLHAFLCENAKFKSIKKEMKKLGVI, from the coding sequence ATGAAGCTTAGCATGCGCGGGTTTAAACTTGTAATCGGCCTTATTGCCGTTATCGATCTGTCTGCAGCTCATATTATTTTCGATTTTGATGGGGTGTTGGCTGAAAGTAATCGCCGCGCCGTGCTTTGGGAAGTTCTTCGCGCTGCGGGGCCAACGCATCTTCTGGGTGCTTATAACCCTTTTTCGGTAGAAAGCACTTTTCTTAAATTTCTCTCCTCAATCGAAAAGCGTCACCAAGACACGCCTCTTGCTTTCTACAACAACAAGCCATTGCCTCAAATTATGTGCGATTGGATGTGCGGTACGAAATCTACGCAAGAAATTAGGCACATTATTGAAAAAGCTCTGATTGAAAGTTCCAAATATTCAAGCCATAAAACGCTTTTTAAAGCGCTCAGTACCGTACTTTTCACCCCTATGCTTTTCGTGCGCGGTATTGCACCAATAAAAGACGGTATTAAGTTGTTTAAGAAATGCGCAAGCATGCTTGATGAAGAAGGAAAAAGAGTCCACAAGCTCTATATTCTTTCCAACTGGGATCCTGAATCTTTCAGATTATTAGCGCAGCTTGAGCCGTTTGAAGAAATCATTTCGCTCTGCACGGGCATTATTATTTCTGGCGACGTCCATTTAATGAAGCCCGACATACGTATTTTTGAATGTTTATTTAATAAGTACGAAATTAATCCCCATAAAGAATTGACCATTTTTATCGATGATCAGCGGATTAATATTGCAGCAGCCCGCGAAATGAATAAACGGCAACTTCACGCATTTCTTTGCGAAAACGCTAAATTCAAATCGATTAAGAAAGAGATGAAAAAGCTGGGCGTAATCTGA
- a CDS encoding iron-sulfur cluster assembly scaffold protein → MNIYKEILLEHYRQPRNRGQLEPADFSSDMHNPSCGDSVSFQGLIIKNQLVKLMFMGHGCVISQAAASMLSEFAQDKKIEEIMNLNTSAMCTMIGMELGPTRLKCALLPLEALQKGLLRLNKEKGAEGAGSCEGNEGSSGTIK, encoded by the coding sequence ATGAATATCTATAAAGAGATTTTACTTGAGCATTATCGCCAGCCGCGCAATCGCGGTCAGCTTGAGCCTGCCGATTTTTCATCGGACATGCATAATCCTTCATGCGGAGATAGCGTTTCATTTCAGGGTTTGATCATTAAAAATCAACTAGTGAAATTAATGTTTATGGGGCATGGTTGCGTTATTAGCCAAGCGGCTGCTTCAATGTTGAGTGAATTTGCTCAGGACAAAAAAATTGAGGAAATAATGAACCTCAATACCTCGGCAATGTGCACGATGATAGGTATGGAGCTTGGGCCGACGCGATTAAAATGCGCGTTACTACCTCTTGAAGCTTTGCAAAAGGGATTGCTAAGATTGAATAAAGAAAAAGGAGCAGAGGGTGCTGGATCATGCGAAGGTAATGAAGGCTCTTCAGGAACAATCAAATAA